One genomic window of Bremerella sp. JC817 includes the following:
- a CDS encoding 2OG-Fe(II) oxygenase, with the protein MHRESLYYDYVYVVHDFLTPDQCAQYIAMAETEGFVDAPITTSEGVEIRKDVRNNLRVMIDRPELADQLWQAAKSWAIDPWRGRTAIGLNERLRFYKYDPGQAFAPHFDGRYRRSETEKSDFTFLVYLNDDFAGGATRFFKPETFRVVPRTGSALFFHHPQLHEGEVIESGTKYVLRSDVMYRSTLLENV; encoded by the coding sequence ATGCACCGCGAGTCGTTGTATTACGACTACGTTTATGTTGTCCACGACTTTCTGACCCCGGATCAGTGCGCGCAGTACATTGCGATGGCGGAAACGGAAGGCTTCGTTGATGCGCCGATCACAACTTCGGAAGGCGTCGAGATCCGGAAAGATGTCCGCAACAACCTTCGTGTCATGATCGACCGACCCGAACTGGCCGACCAACTTTGGCAAGCGGCCAAGTCGTGGGCAATCGATCCTTGGCGGGGACGAACTGCGATCGGGCTCAACGAACGGCTGCGGTTCTACAAATACGATCCCGGTCAAGCATTCGCACCCCACTTCGACGGCCGATATCGTCGCAGCGAAACCGAGAAGAGCGACTTCACGTTCCTCGTTTATCTGAACGACGACTTTGCAGGGGGCGCCACGCGGTTCTTCAAGCCTGAAACCTTTCGCGTTGTGCCACGTACCGGATCGGCTTTGTTCTTTCACCATCCGCAGCTTCACGAAGGCGAGGTGATCGAGTCCGGAACGAAGTATGTTTTGCGGAGCGATGTGATGTATCGCAGTACGCTGCTCGAGAATGTTTAG
- a CDS encoding NHL repeat-containing protein, with product MPAAGPSTEPEVVWGRRGVSDGLFEKPRAVAISPDDELYIVDMTARIQVFDLDGKFQRSWQIPEFYKGRPSGLSFDNDGNLLVADTHYNRMLVYTPDGKRLDEQTIGGVEGSQPGEFGFVTEAVQDSQGNYYISEYGQHDRVQKFDPEGNFLFQWGGHGSEPGQFIRPQNMVIDEHDHVWVADACNHRIQVFDATGDEAKLIKIWGVHGTEPGELGYPYDLVLDGEGHLYVVEYSNHRVQKFDLDGNSLGTWGSSGHDPGQLNSPWALILDRYSRIHVIDSENHRVQRIRL from the coding sequence ATGCCCGCCGCTGGGCCATCCACCGAACCGGAAGTCGTCTGGGGCCGACGAGGCGTTTCAGACGGTTTATTTGAAAAGCCGAGGGCCGTCGCGATTAGCCCGGACGACGAACTTTACATCGTCGACATGACAGCCCGGATTCAGGTCTTCGACCTCGATGGCAAGTTTCAGCGATCGTGGCAGATCCCTGAATTCTACAAGGGACGCCCCTCAGGGCTATCCTTCGACAACGATGGCAACTTGTTGGTAGCTGATACCCATTACAACCGCATGCTGGTTTACACGCCCGATGGCAAGCGGCTCGACGAGCAAACTATTGGGGGTGTCGAAGGCTCGCAACCAGGCGAGTTTGGGTTCGTCACCGAGGCGGTTCAAGACTCCCAGGGAAACTACTACATCTCGGAGTATGGCCAGCACGATCGCGTGCAGAAGTTCGATCCGGAAGGGAACTTTCTTTTCCAGTGGGGTGGCCATGGAAGCGAACCAGGGCAGTTTATCCGGCCTCAGAACATGGTCATCGACGAGCATGACCATGTTTGGGTCGCCGATGCCTGTAATCACCGAATCCAGGTCTTCGACGCGACCGGCGACGAGGCCAAGTTGATCAAAATCTGGGGCGTACATGGCACCGAGCCTGGCGAACTGGGATATCCCTACGATCTTGTTCTTGACGGGGAAGGACATTTGTACGTGGTTGAATACAGTAATCACCGGGTGCAGAAGTTTGATCTCGATGGAAATTCGCTCGGGACATGGGGCTCGTCCGGGCATGACCCCGGCCAACTGAACAGTCCGTGGGCCTTGATTCTGGACCGCTACAGCCGCATTCATGTGATCGATTCCGAGAATCATCGAGTCCAGCGGATTCGACTCTAA
- a CDS encoding L-threonylcarbamoyladenylate synthase: MPAKVIEVKTADDRRDVVHRAVQALVEGEIVAFPTETVYGLAVSALNPQAVHDLRHAKGRPETNPFSLCVPGADTLWDYVPNATPLMARLTRRCWPGPVTLVMPCDEGSVVSQFSPEVQQAVSPSGFVGLRVPAHDLISEVMHFLPGPLALTSANLSGTPDAIHGKEVVEALGDRVGLILDDGKCRYGQPSSVVKVEGNHFQMLRQGVVSESVLNHLSSYFVLFVCTGNTCRSPMAEVIMQKHLADKVGTTIDQLDQKGILVASAGIAAYPGGRAAPEAIHILSERSLDLAPHASQPLSDRLVEQADLILTMTAGHRDAILARWPDARDRVQTLSCDGRDIADPIGGSEDVYRQCLEQIESEIKLRVKDLDLDSLLPS; the protein is encoded by the coding sequence GTGCCCGCCAAAGTTATCGAAGTCAAAACCGCTGATGATCGCCGAGATGTCGTCCATCGTGCCGTTCAGGCCTTGGTCGAGGGCGAAATCGTGGCATTTCCGACCGAAACCGTCTATGGGCTGGCCGTTTCCGCACTGAATCCACAAGCGGTACATGATCTGCGGCATGCCAAGGGTCGCCCCGAAACCAACCCGTTCAGCCTTTGTGTCCCTGGTGCCGACACGCTATGGGACTATGTGCCCAACGCGACGCCCCTGATGGCACGATTAACGCGACGCTGTTGGCCAGGTCCCGTGACGCTGGTGATGCCTTGCGATGAAGGCTCGGTCGTGTCGCAGTTTTCGCCTGAGGTACAGCAAGCCGTATCACCCAGTGGATTTGTCGGGCTTCGCGTTCCGGCACACGATTTGATCTCGGAAGTGATGCATTTCCTGCCGGGACCGCTCGCTTTGACCAGTGCAAATCTGTCGGGCACACCCGACGCGATTCACGGAAAAGAGGTCGTGGAAGCCCTTGGTGATCGGGTAGGATTGATTTTGGACGATGGAAAGTGCCGGTACGGGCAACCTTCCAGCGTCGTCAAAGTGGAAGGCAACCACTTCCAGATGTTACGTCAAGGTGTCGTTTCGGAGAGTGTTTTGAATCACCTTAGCAGCTACTTTGTCCTATTCGTTTGCACCGGCAATACGTGCCGCAGCCCGATGGCGGAAGTCATCATGCAGAAACACCTGGCGGATAAGGTCGGAACCACCATCGATCAGCTCGATCAGAAAGGTATTCTGGTCGCTTCGGCTGGGATTGCCGCCTATCCTGGCGGACGTGCGGCCCCAGAAGCGATCCATATCCTTTCCGAGCGAAGCCTCGACCTGGCTCCGCATGCCAGCCAACCGCTGAGCGATCGCCTTGTGGAACAGGCCGATTTGATCCTGACAATGACTGCTGGCCATCGCGATGCGATTTTGGCCCGCTGGCCTGATGCTCGAGATCGCGTGCAAACGCTAAGCTGCGATGGTCGAGACATTGCCGATCCGATTGGCGGCTCGGAAGACGTATATCGACAGTGCCTGGAACAGATCGAATCGGAGATCAAACTCCGCGTAAAAGATCTGGACCTGGACAGCCTTCTGCCCTCCTAG
- the rpiB gene encoding ribose 5-phosphate isomerase B, translated as MKIAIGSDHRGYEVKAKIIELLKRLGHEAVDCGAHDCNSIDYPDIATAVSEKIVDGAVDRGILICGSGIGMAITANKFPGVRAATCHDDLTAEMSRRHNNVNVMCLSADLLGERLIDRMVELWITTEFEKGRHQRRVDKITDVERRFCKDSE; from the coding sequence ATGAAAATCGCAATCGGAAGTGATCATCGTGGCTACGAGGTCAAAGCGAAGATCATCGAGCTCCTGAAGAGACTGGGGCACGAGGCGGTCGACTGCGGAGCCCACGATTGCAACAGCATCGACTATCCCGATATTGCCACCGCCGTCAGCGAAAAGATTGTCGACGGCGCCGTCGATCGAGGCATTCTGATCTGTGGATCGGGCATCGGAATGGCGATCACCGCCAACAAATTCCCTGGCGTCCGAGCCGCGACCTGTCACGATGATCTGACCGCCGAGATGAGCCGCCGCCACAATAACGTGAACGTCATGTGCCTCTCGGCCGACTTATTGGGGGAACGGCTGATCGACCGCATGGTCGAACTGTGGATCACGACCGAATTTGAAAAAGGCCGCCACCAGCGACGGGTCGACAAAATTACCGACGTTGAGCGTCGTTTCTGCAAAGACAGCGAATAA
- a CDS encoding VTT domain-containing protein, with amino-acid sequence MPRKTDESAGKAMPTFLKVFVLIAVALAIPIVPFVIWGHDIEQAAAAWEETHASPGLMAIVLFLLLSLDVFLPVPSSLVNTLAGAKLGLLAGGAVCFAGLTVGAAFGFGLAKLAGPALQRRWMAEEDVRNLQKFANDWGVVTLVVTRALPILAEAAVVLLGVQGLSWRKFWPPVLLANAGISVAYAAFGQVAAEQEWLVIALAISAGLPLLLTFFARRWLQSQRTEEVV; translated from the coding sequence ATGCCAAGAAAAACAGACGAATCCGCCGGTAAAGCGATGCCGACATTCCTGAAGGTTTTCGTTTTGATTGCAGTGGCTTTGGCCATTCCGATCGTCCCCTTCGTGATCTGGGGGCACGATATCGAACAGGCCGCCGCCGCATGGGAGGAAACCCATGCCAGTCCAGGACTTATGGCGATCGTGCTGTTCCTGCTATTGTCTCTTGACGTGTTCCTTCCGGTCCCTTCAAGCCTGGTAAACACCCTCGCTGGAGCCAAGTTAGGCCTGCTTGCCGGCGGCGCGGTCTGCTTTGCCGGCCTGACCGTGGGGGCCGCGTTTGGGTTTGGCCTCGCTAAATTGGCGGGGCCGGCACTGCAAAGGCGTTGGATGGCAGAAGAAGACGTCCGAAACCTCCAGAAATTTGCGAATGACTGGGGAGTGGTCACTTTGGTCGTGACCCGTGCTCTGCCCATCCTGGCCGAGGCCGCCGTCGTCCTCCTAGGTGTCCAGGGGCTTTCGTGGCGTAAATTCTGGCCGCCGGTCCTTCTGGCTAACGCCGGCATCTCGGTCGCCTATGCTGCCTTCGGCCAGGTTGCCGCGGAACAGGAATGGCTGGTGATCGCGCTGGCCATCTCGGCTGGCCTGCCTTTACTGCTTACCTTCTTCGCCCGGCGTTGGTTGCAGTCGCAGCGAACCGAGGAAGTGGTTTAG
- a CDS encoding HEAT repeat domain-containing protein: MNTKLETAMSARLMFLCAAMLFCGTLSAAETDTQQLVADLKAGGDKAYAAADDLADAPAAEAIPALTAALDSDDEELQRRAARAIAQFGKEASSATPVLVKLLDSPLPKVRAYAAYAIGKIDTGSNKVVPQLIKLITDEDAMVRHEALEAMLEMDVDPNVSLPILVKVLENAEPAMVLPVLTEMAEKGEKALPRLKMALKNPKAAYWACLVAAEMGKTAAPVVPELAAVLDNADAETRMHALIALGEIGPESKPALDRVIKTLDSDPVPAVKYSAAFALAAMEDQKASDALQKAAEGEDAFLTLMSYYALAKLHPEDKQKMATAATFLVEAMKNENPNVRAAAARCLANLGAPSSVVQPIIADALNDADPRVVVNITDAIVKMGPQILPKVAKGLQDEKMRWVSVTIIRRWGEAAPEAVAPLAEALTASDDPQFQAELLMTLGAIGEKSAGALEAITPFLKSDSRTLQLDALYALGRIGNGAVSAKADVMPLLTSEDGFTEFAAAWSLAHIAPEDEDVATKAIPVLVKHLNDTTQDYIPSEAAQALAMFGVKAKSALPQLKAAADAGNEAAAEAIKAISK, translated from the coding sequence ATGAATACGAAACTGGAGACGGCGATGAGTGCCCGTTTGATGTTTTTGTGTGCCGCGATGCTCTTCTGCGGTACCCTATCTGCGGCCGAAACCGACACGCAGCAGTTGGTGGCCGACCTGAAGGCAGGTGGCGATAAAGCCTATGCCGCCGCTGACGACCTTGCCGACGCCCCTGCCGCAGAAGCAATTCCCGCCCTGACAGCCGCCCTCGATAGCGACGACGAAGAACTGCAGCGTCGTGCTGCTCGTGCGATCGCCCAGTTCGGCAAAGAAGCCAGCAGCGCTACGCCTGTGCTGGTCAAACTGCTCGACAGTCCACTGCCAAAAGTGCGTGCCTACGCCGCTTATGCCATCGGTAAGATCGACACCGGAAGCAACAAAGTCGTTCCGCAACTGATCAAGCTGATCACCGACGAAGACGCCATGGTTCGCCATGAAGCATTGGAAGCGATGCTTGAGATGGACGTCGATCCAAACGTCTCGCTGCCGATCCTGGTCAAAGTTCTGGAAAATGCCGAACCAGCGATGGTTCTGCCAGTGCTGACCGAAATGGCCGAGAAGGGCGAAAAGGCTCTGCCTCGCTTGAAGATGGCGTTGAAGAATCCAAAGGCCGCCTACTGGGCCTGTCTGGTCGCTGCCGAAATGGGCAAGACCGCGGCTCCTGTCGTTCCGGAACTGGCTGCGGTTCTCGATAACGCAGACGCCGAAACCCGTATGCATGCTTTGATCGCCCTCGGCGAGATCGGTCCTGAATCCAAGCCGGCCCTGGATCGCGTGATCAAGACGCTCGATAGCGATCCGGTTCCAGCTGTGAAGTACTCGGCTGCCTTCGCCCTGGCCGCGATGGAAGACCAGAAAGCTTCGGACGCTCTGCAAAAGGCTGCGGAAGGGGAAGACGCGTTTCTGACCCTGATGAGCTACTACGCTCTGGCCAAGCTGCATCCTGAAGACAAGCAGAAGATGGCAACCGCCGCGACCTTCCTGGTCGAAGCGATGAAGAACGAAAACCCGAACGTTCGTGCCGCAGCCGCTCGCTGCCTGGCGAACCTGGGTGCTCCATCGTCGGTCGTTCAGCCGATCATCGCGGATGCTCTCAACGATGCCGATCCTCGCGTGGTGGTCAACATCACCGATGCTATCGTGAAGATGGGTCCACAGATCCTGCCCAAGGTCGCCAAGGGCCTGCAGGACGAAAAGATGCGTTGGGTCTCGGTGACGATCATTCGTCGCTGGGGTGAAGCTGCTCCAGAAGCAGTCGCTCCGCTGGCCGAAGCATTGACCGCTTCCGATGATCCTCAGTTCCAAGCCGAACTGCTGATGACCCTGGGTGCGATCGGCGAGAAGTCGGCTGGTGCCCTGGAAGCGATCACGCCATTCCTGAAATCGGATTCGCGAACGCTGCAGTTGGACGCGTTGTATGCCCTGGGTCGCATCGGCAACGGTGCTGTCTCGGCCAAGGCAGACGTGATGCCACTGCTGACCAGCGAAGATGGCTTCACCGAGTTCGCTGCCGCCTGGTCGCTGGCTCACATTGCTCCAGAAGACGAAGACGTCGCTACCAAGGCGATTCCGGTTTTGGTCAAGCATCTGAACGACACCACGCAGGACTACATTCCTAGCGAAGCCGCTCAGGCCCTGGCCATGTTCGGCGTGAAGGCCAAGTCGGCTCTGCCTCAGCTGAAAGCTGCTGCAGACGCGGGCAACGAAGCCGCCGCCGAAGCAATCAAGGCGATCTCGAAGTAA
- the lipA gene encoding lipoyl synthase codes for MVDSSDIPSPDSGRRLPRWLKRNIPKGDPGHKTTNLMKELGLETVCEEAKCPNRMECYSQQTATFMILGAICTRACSFCSVSRGAPQALSDDEPERLAEAAFRLGLKHVVITSVTRDDLPDGGADHYYRCIEAVRERTGATIEVLTPDFIESKEALERVLAAKPEVFNHNTETVPRLYRRVRGPKSEYSWTLELLKRVKEIAPETKTKSGLMLGLGETREELLDTLADLREANVDFLTLGQYLQPDQKKYLPVVRYLRPEEFVELGEQAKQMGFVKVASGPFVRSSYHARDMAESF; via the coding sequence ATCGTCGATTCCTCTGATATTCCGTCGCCTGATTCAGGCCGACGACTTCCCCGCTGGCTGAAGCGGAACATCCCCAAGGGAGATCCAGGCCACAAGACCACCAACTTGATGAAAGAGTTGGGTCTGGAAACGGTTTGCGAGGAAGCGAAGTGCCCCAATCGTATGGAGTGCTATTCGCAGCAAACGGCGACCTTCATGATCTTGGGCGCCATCTGCACCCGCGCATGCAGCTTTTGCTCGGTTTCTCGTGGGGCTCCACAGGCTTTGTCGGACGACGAACCAGAACGTTTGGCAGAAGCTGCCTTCCGTTTGGGACTGAAGCACGTGGTGATCACATCGGTCACGCGTGACGATCTGCCAGATGGTGGCGCGGATCATTACTACCGCTGCATCGAAGCTGTTCGTGAACGAACCGGCGCCACGATCGAAGTGCTGACCCCTGACTTCATCGAGTCGAAGGAAGCCTTGGAACGCGTGCTGGCCGCGAAGCCGGAAGTGTTCAATCACAACACTGAAACCGTGCCGCGGCTCTATCGCCGAGTGCGTGGTCCGAAGTCCGAATACAGTTGGACGCTCGAACTGCTGAAGCGGGTGAAGGAGATTGCTCCGGAAACGAAGACCAAGAGTGGTCTCATGCTCGGGCTCGGCGAAACCCGCGAAGAGTTACTGGACACTTTGGCAGATCTGCGTGAAGCGAACGTTGATTTCCTGACTTTGGGACAATATCTGCAGCCCGACCAAAAGAAGTACCTGCCGGTCGTGCGATACCTTCGACCGGAAGAGTTCGTCGAACTGGGCGAACAGGCCAAGCAGATGGGCTTCGTCAAAGTCGCCAGCGGCCCGTTCGTTCGCAGTAGCTACCACGCTCGCGACATGGCCGAAAGCTTCTAA
- the smpB gene encoding SsrA-binding protein SmpB yields the protein MAKKSKAAKKEENKNEKTIGENRKARHEYQILEHLECGIQLTGSEVKSLRDGKLQLAESFAHVVNGEVFLVNCEISPYSNSSEFLNHEARRKRKLLLHKREIAKFAAKSEEKGLTLVPLKMYFKEGRAKVLLGIGRGRQMHDKREKLKKDVAKRDIDRALKRG from the coding sequence GTGGCTAAGAAGTCAAAAGCTGCCAAAAAAGAAGAAAACAAGAACGAGAAAACGATCGGCGAGAACCGGAAGGCTCGCCACGAATATCAGATTCTTGAGCACCTGGAATGTGGCATTCAACTGACCGGCAGCGAAGTGAAAAGCCTCCGCGATGGCAAACTGCAGTTGGCCGAATCTTTCGCGCACGTCGTCAACGGTGAAGTCTTCCTGGTGAACTGCGAGATTTCGCCTTACTCGAACTCCAGCGAGTTTCTGAATCACGAGGCCCGTCGCAAGCGCAAGCTGCTGCTGCACAAGCGTGAAATCGCCAAGTTCGCCGCCAAGAGCGAAGAGAAAGGGCTCACGCTGGTCCCGCTGAAGATGTACTTCAAAGAAGGCCGAGCCAAGGTGCTGCTGGGGATCGGTCGCGGTCGCCAGATGCACGACAAACGCGAAAAGCTGAAGAAAGATGTCGCCAAACGCGATATCGATCGGGCCCTGAAACGCGGTTAA
- a CDS encoding ABC transporter ATP-binding protein: MLKITNLKKSFRSPDGGRMPILDVPQFNVAAAEQMVIVGRSGCGKSTLLHLIAGIGRPDSGDINVNGLNISRLSEEGRDRFRAEVMGYVFQTFNLLQAFTAFENVVLGMSFSKGRVDRERAKELLKRVGLSHRLNAYPRTMSVGEQQRVAVARALANRPKLLLADEPTANVDPANQQSIVDLIRETCQEEEIALVMVTHAMEVAEQFQRVEPLEKLNLVAQARKAHA, from the coding sequence ATGCTTAAAATCACGAACCTGAAGAAGTCGTTCCGCAGCCCCGATGGCGGGCGGATGCCGATTTTGGATGTTCCCCAGTTTAATGTCGCCGCCGCCGAGCAGATGGTGATCGTTGGCCGCAGCGGCTGTGGCAAGTCGACGCTGTTGCACCTGATCGCCGGGATCGGCCGGCCAGACTCGGGCGACATCAACGTTAACGGCCTGAATATCTCTCGCCTGTCCGAAGAAGGCCGCGATCGCTTCCGTGCGGAAGTGATGGGATACGTCTTCCAGACCTTTAACTTGCTGCAGGCATTCACGGCATTCGAGAACGTGGTCCTAGGCATGTCGTTCTCGAAAGGTCGTGTCGACCGCGAGCGAGCCAAAGAACTGCTCAAGCGAGTCGGTCTTTCGCATCGCCTGAACGCCTATCCCCGGACGATGAGCGTTGGGGAACAGCAGCGGGTGGCGGTCGCCCGGGCATTGGCCAATCGCCCGAAGCTGCTTCTGGCGGACGAACCAACCGCGAACGTCGATCCCGCGAACCAACAGTCGATCGTCGACTTGATCCGTGAAACCTGCCAGGAAGAAGAGATCGCCCTGGTGATGGTGACGCACGCGATGGAAGTCGCCGAGCAATTCCAGCGAGTCGAACCTTTGGAGAAACTGAATCTGGTGGCCCAGGCACGAAAGGCACACGCATGA
- a CDS encoding ABC transporter permease, giving the protein MSIFQIAWRSVRQRALASGLTSFSMGLGVLLVTAVLLVHGMVSKSFTDIKDLGYNMIAGAKGGKLQLVLNTTFYLSEPVENIPYTFYQEFLTKAEQEKELALMAPEKRGDLKDGTYAKNTEFAIPVCLGDYYKNYRVVGTLPKFFEDFKADNGTDPRYTFREGRNFKAWDEEHGYYEAVVGFVVAKQTGLKIGDKIAASHGGDPNDVHTDSPFTIVGILDPSGTPNDRAVFINMEGFYLMSGHAKVEENEKVGAEIGGSAVKRRQPLPIKQREVTAVLVRTSDPFSPIIIKNRVNEGNVAQIVMPVMEITSLFELIVTPIQTLLLVITVLICIVSGISILVSIYNSMNDRKREIAVMRALGARRTTVMGIVLTESIILSVGGGILGWMGAHILLACASPTIEAQTGVQIGLFDTAPLPRWLEVEVPAAIIENDWIGPFFSLELLIVPSLILLAVLVGFLPAYTAYRTDVAEALSSSP; this is encoded by the coding sequence ATGAGCATCTTTCAAATTGCCTGGCGAAGCGTTCGCCAACGTGCCCTTGCGTCCGGTTTGACCTCGTTCTCGATGGGGCTGGGAGTGCTGCTGGTGACGGCCGTGCTGCTGGTGCATGGGATGGTCTCGAAGTCGTTCACCGACATCAAAGACCTGGGCTACAACATGATTGCTGGGGCCAAAGGCGGGAAGCTGCAGTTGGTGCTGAACACCACCTTCTACCTCAGCGAGCCGGTCGAGAACATTCCGTACACGTTCTATCAAGAGTTCCTCACCAAGGCCGAGCAGGAAAAAGAGCTCGCGTTAATGGCGCCAGAAAAGCGTGGCGACCTGAAAGATGGCACCTACGCCAAGAACACCGAGTTCGCTATTCCGGTCTGCCTGGGTGACTACTACAAAAACTACCGGGTCGTCGGAACCCTGCCCAAGTTCTTTGAAGACTTCAAAGCGGACAACGGTACCGATCCTCGCTACACCTTCCGCGAGGGCCGCAACTTCAAGGCCTGGGACGAAGAGCATGGTTATTACGAAGCGGTCGTTGGCTTCGTGGTCGCCAAGCAAACGGGTCTAAAAATTGGTGACAAGATCGCCGCCTCGCACGGGGGCGATCCGAACGACGTGCATACCGATTCGCCATTCACGATTGTTGGCATCCTGGATCCTTCCGGCACCCCGAACGATCGGGCCGTGTTCATCAACATGGAAGGCTTCTATCTGATGTCCGGCCATGCCAAGGTGGAAGAAAACGAGAAGGTGGGTGCTGAGATCGGTGGATCGGCCGTCAAACGTCGCCAGCCACTGCCAATCAAGCAGCGGGAAGTGACCGCCGTGCTCGTCCGCACTTCCGATCCGTTCTCGCCGATCATCATCAAGAACCGGGTCAACGAAGGAAATGTCGCTCAAATCGTAATGCCGGTGATGGAGATTACCAGCCTGTTCGAGTTAATCGTTACGCCAATCCAGACCCTTCTTTTGGTAATTACGGTCCTGATCTGCATTGTCTCCGGGATTTCCATCCTGGTGAGCATCTACAACTCGATGAACGACCGCAAACGCGAGATCGCCGTCATGCGAGCCTTGGGGGCCCGTCGCACGACGGTGATGGGGATTGTGCTGACCGAATCGATCATCCTGTCTGTAGGAGGAGGTATTTTAGGCTGGATGGGCGCTCATATCCTGTTGGCATGTGCCAGCCCAACCATCGAGGCCCAAACCGGGGTCCAGATTGGGCTGTTCGATACGGCTCCGCTCCCAAGATGGCTTGAAGTAGAAGTGCCAGCAGCAATAATAGAAAACGACTGGATTGGCCCCTTTTTCAGTCTAGAGTTGCTGATTGTCCCCTCCCTGATCCTGTTGGCAGTGCTGGTCGGGTTCCTTCCGGCTTATACCGCGTATCGAACTGACGTCGCGGAAGCCCTGAGTTCGTCTCCTTAA
- a CDS encoding DUF4190 domain-containing protein, with the protein MSIETESQAAFSGDVDPAIYEQYRSVSSLAVTSLLLSVISLVMLLAIVLAPVAIAGIVLGFCAVSAIRKNRETLTGSRMAIAGIVISTFALVAGTSRYVYDEYLSLPEGYEVVAFGLLQGQPDQPVPDSALALDGKQVLLRGYIYPHAQKTGLTRFVMVPDFDTCCFGGQPKLTDMVEVRLADPLTVDFSFSRRKIGGTLRVHPDLKKIEDLTGVFYELEADYVD; encoded by the coding sequence ATGAGTATCGAAACCGAATCCCAAGCCGCTTTTTCCGGTGACGTCGATCCAGCCATCTACGAACAATACCGTTCGGTGAGTTCGCTGGCCGTGACTTCGTTATTGCTCAGCGTGATCAGCCTGGTGATGCTATTGGCGATCGTCCTGGCTCCCGTCGCCATCGCCGGGATTGTGCTGGGGTTCTGTGCGGTCTCGGCCATTCGGAAGAACCGCGAAACGCTCACCGGCAGCCGGATGGCAATCGCAGGCATCGTGATCTCGACCTTCGCTTTGGTGGCGGGTACCAGTCGTTATGTTTACGACGAATACCTCAGCCTGCCCGAAGGATACGAAGTCGTTGCTTTCGGTCTGCTGCAAGGGCAACCAGATCAACCGGTGCCAGACTCGGCCTTGGCTCTCGACGGCAAACAGGTTCTGCTGCGTGGGTATATTTACCCGCACGCTCAGAAGACCGGGCTGACTCGATTTGTGATGGTTCCTGACTTTGATACCTGCTGCTTTGGTGGCCAACCGAAACTGACCGACATGGTCGAAGTTCGCCTGGCCGATCCTTTGACGGTTGATTTTTCCTTCAGTCGACGGAAGATTGGAGGCACGCTACGGGTCCATCCCGATCTGAAGAAGATCGAGGACCTGACCGGCGTCTTTTATGAATTGGAAGCTGACTACGTCGATTGA
- a CDS encoding DUF3299 domain-containing protein, with amino-acid sequence MSPTSQPLALVCCLILLAAGSWGCRPTVSPGNPNSTSPVALSNTTLPEEAEPSADVTAAASTDNQAKSDDPRPEAAEPAKTPSRDPAAPKRERPTPKPQPGKTLDLTFDDIKFDIEPDAKFEREMLPQAIEDLGGQKIRIGGYMLPAFQQRDIKQFVLVRDNMECCFGPGAALYDCILVDMDGRGVDYTVLPVTVEGTFTVKEYVADGRHMAIYHLQGVGVR; translated from the coding sequence ATGTCTCCCACCTCCCAACCGCTCGCCCTCGTTTGCTGTTTGATCCTGCTTGCCGCTGGTTCGTGGGGCTGCCGCCCTACCGTTAGCCCTGGCAATCCCAATTCAACCAGCCCGGTCGCTCTGTCGAACACCACTTTGCCAGAAGAGGCGGAACCTTCTGCGGATGTCACCGCCGCAGCTTCAACCGACAACCAGGCAAAGTCCGACGATCCTCGGCCTGAGGCAGCCGAGCCGGCGAAGACTCCTTCGCGAGATCCTGCCGCGCCGAAACGAGAACGCCCGACTCCCAAGCCGCAGCCTGGCAAGACGCTCGATCTGACCTTCGACGATATCAAGTTCGACATCGAACCGGATGCTAAATTCGAACGCGAAATGCTTCCCCAGGCGATCGAAGACCTGGGAGGCCAGAAGATTCGCATCGGTGGCTACATGCTGCCTGCGTTCCAGCAGCGTGACATCAAGCAGTTCGTGCTCGTCCGCGACAACATGGAATGCTGCTTCGGTCCTGGGGCCGCTCTTTACGACTGCATTCTGGTCGATATGGATGGCCGAGGCGTCGACTACACCGTCCTGCCGGTAACGGTCGAAGGGACGTTCACGGTCAAAGAGTATGTCGCCGACGGCCGACACATGGCCATCTATCATCTGCAAGGTGTGGGTGTTCGCTAA